The following coding sequences lie in one Drosophila sulfurigaster albostrigata strain 15112-1811.04 chromosome 2R, ASM2355843v2, whole genome shotgun sequence genomic window:
- the LOC133839014 gene encoding protease inhibitor carrapatin-like: MSRLFALLLVILLVSFPCLTIAQDDVPDVSLRWDIVRKAVCLKRAKYGKCGGHRKMWYYDIYKKQCSTFVYSNCGGNTNRFFSKEECEDFCVSSAMEQLKKKV, translated from the exons ATGTCGCGCTTGTTTGCTTTACTCCTGGTTATCCTGTTGGTCAGCTTTCCTTGCTTAACCATTGCTCAGGACGATGTCCCGGATGTTTCCCTGCGCTGGGATATTGTACGAAAAG CTGTGTGTCTGAAGAGAGCCAAGTATGGCAAGTGCGGAGGTCACCGCAAAATGTGGTACTATGACATCTATAAGAAACAGTGCAGTACTTTTGTCTACTCCAACTGTGGGGGCAACACCAATCGCTTCTTCTCCAAAGAAGAGTGCGAGGACTTTTGCGTTTCGTCGGCAATGGaacaattaaagaaaaaagtataa
- the LOC133837766 gene encoding kunitz-type serine protease inhibitor 2-like, producing MKQLLGIVLYIWALSLICVRSNKEEYAINLMLRARICNAKPEYGHCKGHTELWYFHPRHNRCEIFVHSNCGGNRNRFYNEDHCINFCRERILGY from the exons ATGAAACAGCTCTTGGGTATAGTATTGTACATATGGGCGTTGTCTTTGATATGCGTTCGGTCGAATAAAGAGGAATACGCAATCAACTTAATGCTAAGAGCAC GCATTTGCAATGCCAAGCCAGAGTACGGTCATTGCAAAGGTCACACGGAGCTGTGGTATTTCCACCCCAGGCACAATCGCTGTGAGATATTTGTGCACTCGAATTGTGGTGGGAATCGCAATCGATTCTACAACGAGGACCACTGCATTAACTTTTGCAGGGAAAGAATATTGGGATATTAG